One window of Solwaraspora sp. WMMA2056 genomic DNA carries:
- the hisB gene encoding imidazoleglycerol-phosphate dehydratase HisB has product MSRTARVERTTAETKVLVELDLDGTGAADISTGVGFYDHMLHQIARHGGFDLTVQTVGDLEIDAHHTMEDTAIALGTALRQALGDKAGIRRYGSATIPMDEVLVRAAVDLSGRPYVVHDEPVLAPYIGPVYPTSMTRHIWESLGHSALITLHVSVLRAARDGGHPDAHHVVETQFKAVSRALREAVSIDPRTAGTVPSTKGAL; this is encoded by the coding sequence ATGAGCCGCACCGCGCGGGTGGAACGCACCACGGCCGAGACGAAGGTACTGGTCGAGCTGGACCTGGACGGCACCGGTGCGGCCGACATCAGCACCGGGGTCGGCTTCTACGACCACATGCTGCACCAGATCGCCCGGCACGGCGGCTTCGACCTGACCGTGCAGACCGTCGGCGACCTGGAGATCGACGCGCACCATACGATGGAGGACACCGCCATCGCGCTGGGCACGGCGCTGCGTCAGGCGCTGGGCGACAAGGCCGGCATCCGCCGGTACGGCTCGGCCACCATCCCGATGGACGAGGTCCTGGTCCGCGCGGCGGTCGACCTGTCCGGCCGGCCGTACGTGGTGCACGACGAGCCGGTGCTGGCGCCGTACATCGGGCCGGTCTACCCGACCAGCATGACCCGGCACATCTGGGAGTCGCTGGGCCACTCCGCGCTGATCACCTTGCATGTGTCGGTGCTGCGGGCGGCCCGCGACGGCGGGCACCCGGACGCCCACCACGTCGTCGAGACGCAGTTCAAGGCGGTGTCCCGGGCGCTGCGCGAGGCCGTGTCGATCGACCCGCGTACCGCCGGGACGGTGCCCAGCACCAAGGGCGCGTTGTAA
- the hisH gene encoding imidazole glycerol phosphate synthase subunit HisH translates to MSPRPPRVVVLDYGSGNLRSAERALAAAGAEVTVTADLAAAEAADGLVVPGVGAYAACMAGIDDLGAAPVIARRVAAGRPVLGICVGMQILFEYGEEHGVVTKGLGLLPGGVRRLPAQRVPHMGWNTVAVPAGSVLFAGLPDDARFYFVHSYAALVTDPLDAVGALSTTADHEGRFVAAVERGPLSATQFHPEKSAATGATLLGNWLATLTSVPAGPSGEYGPPGVSGE, encoded by the coding sequence ATGTCCCCGCGTCCGCCGCGTGTCGTGGTGCTCGACTACGGCTCCGGTAACCTGCGCTCCGCCGAGCGGGCGTTGGCCGCCGCCGGAGCCGAGGTGACGGTGACGGCCGACCTGGCCGCCGCCGAGGCCGCCGACGGCCTGGTGGTGCCGGGAGTGGGCGCGTACGCCGCCTGCATGGCCGGCATCGACGACCTGGGGGCCGCCCCGGTGATCGCCCGGCGGGTCGCCGCCGGTCGGCCGGTGCTCGGCATCTGTGTGGGCATGCAGATCCTCTTCGAGTACGGGGAGGAGCACGGCGTGGTCACCAAGGGCCTCGGTCTGCTGCCGGGCGGGGTACGCCGGCTGCCTGCCCAGCGGGTGCCGCACATGGGTTGGAACACCGTGGCGGTGCCGGCCGGCAGCGTGCTGTTCGCCGGGTTGCCCGACGACGCCCGGTTCTACTTCGTGCACTCGTACGCGGCACTGGTCACCGACCCGCTCGACGCGGTGGGTGCCCTGTCCACCACGGCCGACCACGAGGGGCGGTTCGTGGCGGCGGTCGAGCGGGGCCCGCTGTCGGCGACCCAGTTCCACCCGGAGAAGTCCGCCGCGACCGGAGCCACCCTGCTGGGCAACTGGCTGGCCACGCTCACGTCGGTGCCGGCCGGCCCGTCCGGTGAGTACGGCCCACCCGGGGTGTCCGGTGAGTAA